From a single Miscanthus floridulus cultivar M001 chromosome 8, ASM1932011v1, whole genome shotgun sequence genomic region:
- the LOC136474202 gene encoding outer envelope pore protein 37, chloroplastic-like isoform X2, protein MASAAAQNPNPLNLNIKLPPWLSGLRCPFTFLCPPPPPPPPPPPLPPPEPVVPRSRRLPSLRVTTEYDSEEGVFVNKVSCKLAGDLAKLRLSFQSDPQGQWQGGGEEGDPLQQLFTAPLVGLITKRFSVLYDVEARNALLRGDCSLPGGAIQLRASHDVKAQQGEVSVITSLGDPLYKLELSSLVPYSGLPRATFHFPIGQVSVEERRNEDDEKVLSVYGIGKSDFLDGVLTSQYNENDLNLRYCYKDKELTLVPSVSLPSNAVSIGFKRRFGPSDKLRITAWATYQVQTNQPVQTWKLPIRTTRC, encoded by the exons ATGGCGTCCGCCGCCGCCCAGAACCCCAATCCCCTTAATCTCAACATCAAGCTCCCCCCATGGCTCAGCGGGCTGCGCTGCCCCTTCACCTTCCTCTgcccgccaccgcctccgccgcctcctcctcccccgcTGCCACCTCCGGAGCCTGTGGTCCCACGGTCGCGGAGGCTGCCGAGCCTGCGCGTGACCACGGAGTACGATAGCGAGGAGGGCGTGTTCGTGAACAAGGTGTCGTGCAAGCTCGCGGGGGACCTCGCCAAGCTGCGGCTCTCCTTCCAGAGCGACCCACAGGGCCAGTGGCAAGGGGGCGGGGAGGAAGGGGACCCACTTCAGCAGCTCTTCACCGCGCCGTTGGTGGGGCTCATCACCAAGCGCTTCTCCGTGCTCTACGACGTCGAGGCACGCAACGCGCTGCTCCGCGGAGACTGCTCGCTTCCCGGAGGCGCCATCCAGCTCCGTGCCTCGCACGATGTCAAG GCCCAACAAGGAGAAGTTTCGGTGATCACTAGTTTGGGTGATCCGTTATATAAACTGGAGTTATCATCTTTGGTGCCTTACAGTGGTTTG CCAAGGGCAACGTTCCACTTTCCTATTGGTCAAGTTTCAGTAGAAGAGAGGAGaaatgaagatgatgagaagGTGCTTTCTGTATATGGGATTGGAAAATCTGATTTCTTGGACGGTGTTCTTACTTCTCAGTACAATGAAAATGATCTTAATCTAAGATATTGTTATAAG GACAAGGAATTAACTTTAGTTCCAAGTGTCTCATTGCCTTCCAATGCAGTATCCATAGGCTTCAAAAGGCGTTTTGGTCCTTCTGATAAGTTGAG
- the LOC136474202 gene encoding outer envelope pore protein 37, chloroplastic-like isoform X3, with the protein MASAAAQNPNPLNLNIKLPPWLSGLRCPFTFLCPPPPPPPPPPPLPPPEPVVPRSRRLPSLRVTTEYDSEEGVFVNKVSCKLAGDLAKLRLSFQSDPQGQWQGGGEEGDPLQQLFTAPLVGLITKRFSVLYDVEARNALLRGDCSLPGGAIQLRASHDVKAQQGEVSVITSLGDPLYKLELSSLVPYSGLPRATFHFPIGQVSVEERRNEDDEKVLSVYGIGKSDFLDGVLTSQYNENDLNLRYCYKDKELTLVPSVSLPSNAVSIGFKRRFGPSDKLRLEKKGAKRRLRQ; encoded by the exons ATGGCGTCCGCCGCCGCCCAGAACCCCAATCCCCTTAATCTCAACATCAAGCTCCCCCCATGGCTCAGCGGGCTGCGCTGCCCCTTCACCTTCCTCTgcccgccaccgcctccgccgcctcctcctcccccgcTGCCACCTCCGGAGCCTGTGGTCCCACGGTCGCGGAGGCTGCCGAGCCTGCGCGTGACCACGGAGTACGATAGCGAGGAGGGCGTGTTCGTGAACAAGGTGTCGTGCAAGCTCGCGGGGGACCTCGCCAAGCTGCGGCTCTCCTTCCAGAGCGACCCACAGGGCCAGTGGCAAGGGGGCGGGGAGGAAGGGGACCCACTTCAGCAGCTCTTCACCGCGCCGTTGGTGGGGCTCATCACCAAGCGCTTCTCCGTGCTCTACGACGTCGAGGCACGCAACGCGCTGCTCCGCGGAGACTGCTCGCTTCCCGGAGGCGCCATCCAGCTCCGTGCCTCGCACGATGTCAAG GCCCAACAAGGAGAAGTTTCGGTGATCACTAGTTTGGGTGATCCGTTATATAAACTGGAGTTATCATCTTTGGTGCCTTACAGTGGTTTG CCAAGGGCAACGTTCCACTTTCCTATTGGTCAAGTTTCAGTAGAAGAGAGGAGaaatgaagatgatgagaagGTGCTTTCTGTATATGGGATTGGAAAATCTGATTTCTTGGACGGTGTTCTTACTTCTCAGTACAATGAAAATGATCTTAATCTAAGATATTGTTATAAG GACAAGGAATTAACTTTAGTTCCAAGTGTCTCATTGCCTTCCAATGCAGTATCCATAGGCTTCAAAAGGCGTTTTGGTCCTTCTGATAAGTTGAG